CGGCCGCGATGCATCTTCAGGATGCGGTGCAGGTCGTGGGTGATACGGATCAGCCACGGGTTGCCGGCGTAGTGCTGCACGGTCTCGTGGATGAGGTAGTTGTTGCGGTAGTACTCGGCAATGTTGCCGTTGGCGGCAGCCGCTTCCATCGCCGCATGCAGGTTTTCCAACTGCTGCACGCCGGCATCGTCGATGTGCTTGACCGCCTCATGCGCGCAGCGCCCTTCCAGCATCGCCATCACCGGGAACAGCTGGTTGAGGTCTTCCAGGGTGAGCCGGGTGACTCGCGCACCGCGGCCGGCATCGATCTGCACCAGCCCTTCGGCGGCCAGCAGCTTCACCGCCTCGCGCAGCGGCGTACGGCTGATGCCGAGTTCCTCGCACAGCGCGGGTTCGTCGATCCATTCGCCCGGCGGCAGCCGGTAATCGTAGATGCGCTCGCGCACATGCTCGGCCACCTCTTCGTACAGAGGTGCGCGCTTCTTCGGCGAACGCGGGGCGGGAGCAATGGCCATGGTGGAAAGTGTACTGCCTCCCTGCGTGGAACCTGTAACGCGGTGCGGAAACACGGCTTGGTAGAGTCGACCAACGGTCGACTGCGCTTCGCATGGATGCCGAAGATCCCGCGCTGCGCGCGATAGTCGACCAATGGTCGACTCTACCCAGTCGCCTCCCCAGCCGATCCCGCCCCGTGGCTTGAAACGCGCCGGAATCGTCCAGCGCCCCTCGCACTCACATCCAGCCCGGTACCACGAAAACCAGCCAGGCCAGCAGCGGGCCGAACGCCACCACCAGGCCGCTGTACACCAGGAAGCGGCGGAACAGCGTCTCGCGCTCTTCCTTCGCGGCCGAGGCCACCACCAGCGCGCCGTTGGTCGAGAACGGGCTGACGTCGACGATGGTGGACGACACCGCCAGCGCGCAGATCACGCCGGCCGCACCCAGGTGGCCCTGCAGCAGGAAAGGCACCGCCAGCGGAATGGTCGCGCCCAGCACGGCCGCCGAGGAGGCGAATGCGGACACGATGCCGCCCACGTAGCAGACCAGCAGAGCGCCCAACAGCGGGATGCCGATGCTGGAAACACCATGGCCGATGAAGTCCACCGCACCGGCATGTTCGAGCACGCCGATGTAGGTCACCACACCGCAGATCAGCAGCACGGTGGACCAGCTGATGCCATCGACCGCACCCTTCTGGCTCTGCGGCGACAGCAGGGCCAGCGCCACCGCCACGGTGATCGACACCAGGCCGACATTGAGGTTGTAGATCAGCGCGGCCACGCCCAGGCCGAGCAGGCCGATCAGGGTGAACAGACGCTCGCGGGTGAAGCCCACCGCATCCAGCGCGGCCGGGTCATTGGACAGCGTGCCACCACCGGCGGCGACCAGCGCACCGTGGCCTTCGATGGCGAACTGCTGCGATGACGCCTGCGGGCCGCCGGCCATGGCGAGCTCGGCGTTGCCCACGCCACCGGTGGCGGTGATCGAACCGCGACGCATCAGCGCGATGCCACCGAAGGCCAGGAAGCAGATGATCGCCATCATGAAGTTGAAGCCGAGGCTGGTCAGGAACACCGCCATTTCGGTCACTTCCAGGCCGGCCTTCTGCACGACGCCATTGGTGATGCTGCCGTACACGCTGATCGGCGAGAAACCACCGGCCTGCGCACCATGGATCACCAGCAGGCCCATCATCAGCGGGTTGATGGTGTACTGCTTGGCAAAGCGCAGCGCGACCGGGCCGATGATCGCCACCGCGGCCGGGCCCAGCGCGCCGAACGCGGTCAGCACGGCGGTGATGACGAACATCACCCACGGAATGGCCACGATGTGGCCACGCACGGCTTTCACCGCCCAGTGCACCAGCAGGTCGATGGTGCCGTTCTTCTGTGCGATGGCGAACAGGTAGGTGATGCCGACCAGGGTCAGGAACAGGTCACCGGGGAAGCCGGCGAGCACGTCCTTGCCACCCATGTCGACGAAGATCCCGCCGATGATGAAGGCGAGGGCGAAAGCCACCGCACCCATGTTGATGGGCATCGCGGTAGCGACGATGAACATGATCACCAGACCGATGATCGTTGCGATTTGTGGACTCATGCGCCCTCCCAGACACGTGACTCGGGTACAGCTCGGATGGAGACCCGCCATCCCGGGGTAAGGCGTCGTACTACGTGATGCGTGATACGTACTGCTCGAACCCGTTACTGCAGCCGCTCCAGCGCGCTGCGGACCCATGCCGCCGCGCCGTCCAGGCTCTGGAACTCTTCCACCGCGCGCACCTCGCAGCACGGGTAGGACGGCGCGACCATGCGCGCCAGTGCATTGCCCGGGCCCAGCTGCAGGAATACCCGCGCGCCGCGCTCGAAGGCCTGGCGCATCACCTGCGCCCATTCAATGGTCTGTGCCAGCTGCGCCGACAGCGTGTGCACCGCTGCCGCGCGGTCCCGCACCGGGCGCGCATCAATGCCGGCCAGCAACGGCAGGCGCGGGGCCTGCAGCGGCGAGTCATCGAGTGCGGCGGCGAACGGTGCGACGGCAGCGTGCAGCAGCGGCGTATGCGCGGGGACGTGCACCGGCAGCGGGCGGATCTCAGCAGCCTGCGCGCGCGCGGCATCGGCCAGGGCCTGCAGGGACGCCGGCGTGCCGCCGACGATGAAGTGATCGCGACCGTTGGCGATGGCCACATGCGCGCCGTGCGCATCACACAGCGGCTGCAGCGTCTGGCGCTCCAGCCCCAGCACGGCCTGCATGCCTGCATCGGTGGGGCTGGCGGCATCCATCAGACGCGCGCGCTGCGCGGCCAGGGCCAGGCAGGTGCTTGCATCAACGCTGCCGGCCACCGCATGCGCGGCCAGTTCACCGATGCTGTAGCCGGCCACCAGCAGCGGTGCCGGCAGCGCCTCGCGCAGGCCGTGCCAGTGCGCCAGCGTTGCGGCACACAGCAGCGGTTGCGCCAGTGCGTTGTCGAAGCGTGCTTCGTCGGCGGCGGCCGCGAACACATCACGGCCGAGCACAGCGCTGGCTGACGTCAGCACGTCGCGGGCCGCGGGCAGCTCGCGCACGCGGTCGAACATCGCCGCGTGCTGCGCACCTTGTCCGGGGCAGAGCAGGGCAAGGCTCATGCGCCCTCCTGCTGCAGCAGGAACCAGCTGCAGGCCAGCAGGTCGGCGCTGCCCCCTGGGCTCAGGCGGCGCGCGACGAAGCCCTCACCGATGCCGTGCAGGCGAGTTTCCCAGCCGGGTGCGAAGGCACCGCCCGCCTCGATGAAGCGGCGCGCCTGCTGCTGCGCCCAGGTCAAGCCGTCGGCGCCGCCACGGTGCAGCAGGTTGAGATCGTCCACCTGCGCGACCAACTGCATCAGGGTCTGGCACAGCGCCGCACCACGCGGCAGGCCGTTGTGCAGGGCATGGCGCAGGGTCGGTACGGCCAGGTCGCGCAGCACGGGGTAACCGGCGGCGGCCTGTTCGCGCACGCCCGGCACACCATGGCGCGCGCGCGCCCGCTGGCCGGGGCTGTTCGCATCCAGCGGCGCCGCGGCGAACGCATCGGCCCAGTGCTGCACGGCCAGGCAGATCTGCGCGGCGGGCGCGGGGTGGCCCTGCTGGCGGCGGCAGCGTGCGGCAGCGGCCACCAGCAGGCCCAGGCTGAAGATGGCACCGCGATGGGTATTGATGCCGCCGGTGGCGCGCAGCATCGCGTGCTCGGCGGCGATGCCGTGCGCGCGCAGGGTGGCGAAAGGCGCATCAGCAGCGCCGGCGTCGGCAATCGCGATGAAGTAGTGGCGCAGCGCGAACAGGCTGCGCAGGAACGTACCGGCATCCATGTCGTCATGGCTGCCGGTATCGAACGGCGTGACCAGGCCCGGCTTGGGCGCGCAGGCCAGTTCGGCATGCAGGCTGGCGATGGCCAGGCGGCCCAAGCGCGCGCTGTCGACGCGGCGCGCGATGGGGCGGGTGGCATAGGCGAGTGCGTTCATGCGGCCACTCCGGTGGCCACCAACAGCCGTTCGCGGGCTTCGAGCGCGGCACCTTCCAGGCGCTTGACCAGTACCTGGCGGCTGCCACCGGCGTATTCGCGCCAGTTCACCGCGCCGCCGTCGGCCAGGCACAGTTCGCCATCCACCCGACGGCCGTGCTCGGCTTCCCACTGCTGCAGTCGCGCCACCAGTGCATCGGCCTGTGCCGTGGCGTCCACCTGCCACAGCAGGTCGATGTCCGATGCGGCATGCACATAGGGCAGGCCACTCAGGTGCTGCCAGGCGAAGGCACCGAACACACGGGCAGGCGCAAGGCGCGCCAGTGCGTGCAGCGCGGCCTGCCAGTCGTTGGCAACGCCGGTGGTGAGGATGGTTTCCAGCGTCGGCGGTGGCTGCTGGCGCAGCACGTCATGCAGCGGCACGCGCAGCCCCAGCCGCTGCTTGCCTTCGCTCGGCGGCAGCGGCACGCCCAGGCGCAGGCGCGGGTCGGGATCATCCACGGCACGCCGCGCCACCATCGCGGGCAGCCCCTGCGCGAACCACGTCGCCAGGCGCGGTTCCTGCGCGGCCACGTCGGCCCGCCAGTCGGCAAGCGCCGACAGCCAGACCAGCGTGTGGCGGGCGGGCCGGTCAGGCATCGCCGCGGGCCACCGCAATGCAGACATCGGCCGCCAACGCACGGCCACCACGTTCGGCGCCGCGTGCGGCACGCAGGTCGCCGTCGCTGGGCGTACGCAGCGCCTGCAGCAGGTGCTGGGCAAGGTCGCCGTCCCACAGCGATTCGACCGCGCCCATCGATACGTAGTTGGCCACGCCCGGAGCGAACACCGGTGAGCTCTGGCTGAGCGCCTGCAGCTTGTCCAGCGGTTGCTTGGTGACCCGCGCCATCGCGCGCAGGTCCATCACCCGCACCTGTGCATCGGGCAGGGCATGGATGTGGTCGGCCATCAGGCCGAAAGACAGGAAGCCGCCGCTCACCGATTCGCCGTAGACCAAGGTGACCAGGCGCGCGCCACGACGGCGGGCCAGGTCGATCGTCTGCGCGAGGTGGGCGAAGTAACCGTTGATGCCCAGCAGTTCATCGCGGCGGGCCAGGCGCTGGCCGGCGGTGTCGGCCAGCATCACGATCGGTCGCTGCGGGTGTGCGGCGGTACTGGCCAGCACGGTTTCGGCCAGCGCCAGCGCGTGGTCGACGCCGACCTCGATGCGGTCGGTGGTGCCGATCACCGTCACTTCGCCATCTTCGGTAGTGGCCGTACCGGTCAGCACCGAATCGTGGATGTCGATGCGGTGGCCGCGCGGGAACAGGGCGTCGAGCAGGGTCTGCAGCGGGGCGCTCATGGCAGGCTCCGGTCGGCGGTGGCGGCGAGGAAGGCGTCGGTGTCCAGCAGCGGCAGGCGTTCGGGCTCGGCAATGCCTTGGCGGGCCCAGATCTCCAGTCCATCGCGGCAGTCGCCCCAGGCCTGCACGCGTGCCTTCAGCGCGGCGTGACGGGCCTGCAGGGCGCTCAAGGCGGTGTCGGTATCGCGGCTGGCGGCGTCGACCTGCAATGCATTGGCGGCGGCGCGGGCGAAGGCTTCGATCGAATCGGGCACCAGCACCTGCGCCTGGTCGATCAGATAGCGGTGCTTGCCGCCGGTGACGCGCCAGACCAGTGCGCGGTCGCGCGAATCGAACTCTTCCACGCCGCGCACGGTCTCGATCACTTCCGGCCCGGACAGCGACAGCCGGCCTTCCTCGGACATGATGACGGTGGTGCAGCAGCGGGCGACGATGCCCATGCCGCCGAACGCGCCATTGCCGCTGCCGATCAGCGCCACGACTGGAACGCCGGCGGAGCGTGCGCCCAGCGTGGCGCGCATGATTTCGGAAATAGCGATCAGACCGGCATTGGCTTCGTGCAGTCGCACGCCGCCGGTATCCAGCAGCAGGAGCACGCCATCAGGCTGCGTTTCCGCCGCGCGGCGCAGGAGGCCGGTCAGCTTGGCGCCGTGCACTTCGCCGACGCCACCGCCCATGAATCCACCCTGCTGCGCGGCCAGCAGCACGCGCCTGCCCTGCAGCGTCGCTTCACCGACGACGATGCCATCGTCGAAGGCGGCTGGCTGATCAAGCTGGGCCAGGTGCGGGCTCATGATGCGCCGTGCGGGGCCGAGGAATTCGCGGAATGAACCGGCGTCGACCAGGCCGGCGATGCGTTCGCGTGCATCGGCTTCGTAATAGCTGTGGCGTTGCACGTGGCTCATGGCGTGCCTCCGGCCAGCAGGGTTTCCGCGGCCTGGTCCAGGCGCAGGCTGACCACGGCCGGGGTCGCACCGGCGTCGTTGATCGAGACGCGCACGTCGCGCAGGGGATGGCGCTGGGCGAAATCGGCGATGACCGCCTGCCAGATGGTGCCGAAGCCCTGCGCGGCGGTGATGATGCGCACCGTCATTGCGCCGTCCAGTGCGGCGGGTTCCAGCAGGATTTCCAGGTTGCCCGAGGCGAGCACGCCCACCAGCACCGCATCGCGCGGGAACCGCACGGGGGTACGGCCGTCGAATCGATAGTCGAGGGTTTCCATGCTCAGTCCCTTACCAGTTGCGGAAGCGCTTGGGCGGGTCGTACAGTCCGCCGGACCAGCGCACCAGGTCCTTGACCGAACGCGCGGCCAGCAGGTCACGGCTGGCATCGCGCGGTGAGATGCCAAGATCTTCAGGACGACGGATCACGCCGCGGTCGCGCAGGTTCTCCACCGTCGCGCGGTCGCGGCCAAGGCCGACGGCGGTGTAGCCGGAGACGCCGCGGATCGCCTGTTCGCGTTCCTCCGGCGTGCGGCACAGCAGCAGGTTGGCGATGCCTTCCTCGGTCAAGACGTGGCTGACGTCGTCGCCGTAGATCATCACCGGCGGCAGCGGCATGTCCGCGCGCTCGGCCAGTTCCCAGGCGTCCAGTCGTTCAACGAAGGCCGGCGCCATGTGCTCGCGGAAGGTTTCCACCATCTGCACCACCAGCTTGCGCCCGCGCGGCATCTCGCCCGGTCGCGCGGCCTGTTGGCCAGCCTTGATCCACGCGTCGCTGGCGTGGCGGCGTCCGCGTGCGTCCGAACCCATGTTGGGTGCGCCACCGAAACCGGCGATGCGGTCGCGGGTGGCGGTGGAGCTGTTGCCCTGCAGGTCGATCTGCAGGGTCGAGCCGATGAACATGTCGCAGGCATACAGGCCGGCGGTCTGCGAGAACGCGCGGTTGGAGCGCATCGAACCGTCTGCACCGGTGAAGAACACATCGCCACGTGCGGCGATGTACTTCTCCATGCCCAGTTCCGAACCGAACGAATGCACCGATTTGACGAAGCCCGATTCGATCGCCGGAATGAGCGCCGGGTGCGGGTTCAGCGCCCAGTGCTGGCAGATCTTTCCCTTCAGCCCCAGCGATTCAGCGTAGGTCGGCAGCAGCAGCTCGATGGCCGCGGTGTCGAAGCCGATGCCATGGTTGAGGCGGTTGACGCCGTACTCGGCGTAGATGCCCTTGATGGCCATCATCGCCATCAGCACCTGGATCTCGGAGATCTGCGCGGGGTCGCGGGTGAACAGCGGTTCGATGTGGTTCGGGCGCGGTGCCTGCACCACGAAGTTGACCCAATCAGCGGGGATATCGACGCGGGGGAGGGTGTCGACGATTTCGTTGACCTGGGCGATGACGATGCCGCCACCGAAGGCGGTGGCTTCGACGATCACCGGGGTGTCTTCGGTGTTCGGGCCGGTGTAGAGGTTGCCGTGGCGGTCGGCGGCCTGCGCGGCGACCAGCGCCACGCGCGGGGTGAGGTCGATGAAGTAGCGCCCGAAAAGTTCCAGATAGGTGTGGATGGCACCGATCTGGATGCGCTTTTCGGCCACCAGGTTGGCCAGCCGCACCGACTGCGGGCCGGAAAACGAGAAATCCAGCTTCGAAGCGATGCCGCGCTCGAACACATCCAGGTGCGAGGGCAGGGACAGCACCGACTGCACCATGTGCAGGTCGTGCACGCGGGCGGGGTCCAGGTCGGCCAAGGCCTGGGCGAGGAAGTCGGCCTGCTTCTGGTTGTTGCCCTCGAGGCAGACCTTGTCGCCCGGTTCCAGCAGGGCGTGCAGCAGTTCGGCCACATCCGCGGCGGCGACCTCGCGGCCCCTGGCCCATGGCGCGGCCCGTTCCAGGCGGGCCTGGCGGCTGCGTTCCAACGTGTCCCAGCTCGGGTTCATCGACCGGCTTCCGATTGGTATTGGAATAATTACGGCATAATTACCGAGGGATGTGCAACCCGCAGCGCAGCAAAAAAAAGGGCCCGCACGCAGGCGGGCCCATTCAGATAGGCCGCGACCGTCGGTCGTGGCAGTGCGGGGAGGCAGGTGTCGATCAACGGTCGGCACCCACCGCGCTTGCGCCGGTAGTTCCAGGGCATGCGTGGATAGGGCCCCGGTGTGGGGTCAGAGCCCTTTCCTGCGGAAAGGGATCCGACCCCGGCATGCGGCGGGCTTAGAATTTCCAGCGCAGGCTGGCCGACACGAAGCGCGGCTCGCCGAAGTTGTTGTAGTCCAGGTTGGCCCAGTAGGTCTTGTCCAGCGCGTTGCGCACGCTCAGCGTCGCGGTCCAGTTGTCGCTGATGCGGTAGTTGGCGTTGAACTGCACCAGCGAGTACGCCGGCTGGTTCACTGTGACCGTGCCGCCCAGCGGATACGCGATGTTGTAGCCCTGCACCTTGCTCTGCCACTGCACCCCGCCACCGATGCTCAGTCGTTCCAGCGCGCCGCGCAGCTGCAGCTGCGTGTTGAGCTGCAGCAGGTCCTTGGGCGGGTTGGCGTACAGCAGGTCGGTGGCGGCGCGGGTCACCTTGACGTGAGTGTAGCCGGCGTTGACCGTCCACCCCGGCAGGATCTCGCCATTGACGTCCATCTCCCAGCCGCGCGCCTTGGTGCCGTTGACGCCGATGTAGGCCGAGGTGCCATCGCTCAGCGAGCCTTCCGGTACGCCCATGTCACGCACTGCATAGTTGTCCTGCTTGGCTTCGAACACGGCGGCGTTGGCGGTCAGGCGGCCATCGAACCACTGCGTCTTGATGCCTGCCTCCAGGTTCGAACCCTGCACCGGCGCCAGCAGGTTCTCGTTGCGGTCCTTGTAGTTCTGCGGATTGAAGATCTCGGTGTAGCTGGCGTAGGCCGACACATTGGGGGTGATGTCGTAGACCAGGCCCACGTACGGGGTGACTTCATCGCTCACCTTGTAGGCGCCGCTGGTGCCGGTATAGGCGCCTGCCGCGTTGTAGGAGCGGCTGAGGGTTTCCCAGCGGCTTAGCCGCGCGCCTGCAATCAGCGACAGCGGATCGGCCAGGCGCAGGCGGGTGGCCAGGTACACGCCACTCTGCGTGGTCTTGGCTACGCGGCGTGCGCCGGTACGACGGTAGGTCACTTCGGAGATGTCGCCGTTCCAGCTGTACACATTGGGGATGTAGTAGCAGCGTTCGCTGCCACAGCGCGCCCAGTCGGTCGGGTAGTTCAGCGCGAGGGTGTTCGTCGTGCCTTCCAGGTCCGACCACTGCGCGCCAACGGTGAGGTCGTGCTCGCGGCCGAACAGGTCGAAGCTGCCGGTCAGGTAGGCGTCGACGTTGCGGCGGGTGTCCTTGGAATCACCGGCGGCCGCGCGCAGGAAGATGCCCGAGCCGGTCACCGGGTCCGGGTTGCCGGTGCCGTACAGGCGCACGTTCTGCACGTTGCCACGGGTGTAGGCGGTGTTGATCTTCAGCAGCCAGTTGTCACCGAAGCGCTGTTCGAGGTTGGCGAACGCGGTGTTGCTCTCGCGCTTCCAGTAGCTCCACTTCGGCGACAGGTTGGTCGAACGCGGCAGGTGGGCGAAGTTGCCCTGGTTGTCGAAGAACGGCACGGTGCCCCAGGTCGAGCCGGTCGGGTTGTTGTCCTGGCTCTGGTAGCCGAGGGTGATCGTGGTGCTGTCGGTGACGTCGCCTTCCAGCACCGCCATGCCGGCCATCTTGTTCTCGTCGTAGCGATCGTAATACAGGCCACGATCGGTATAGGCGGCGACCACGCGGCTGCGGAAACGGCCATCATCGGTCAGCGGCGCAGTCACGTCCGCCTCCATGCGCCGGTAGTCCCAGCTGCCGGCGCTGATCGCGAACGAGGCATCGAACTCCTTGCCCGGGCGCTTGCGCAGCAGGTTGACCGTGGCCGAGGGCACGCCGGCGCCACTGAGCAGGCCGTTGGCACCGCGGATCACTTCGATGCGGTCATAGAAGGCGGTGTCGTACTCCTGGTTGGTCGAACCGCTGTAGGTCGGGATGCCGTCGACCTGGAAGTCAGTGATGGCGAAGCCGCGTGCGTAGTACAGCGGCCGCTGGGTGTCATAGAAGGACACGCTGACGCCGGTGACGTTGCGCATCACGTCGTTGATGCTGAACAGCGATTCGTCCTGCAGGCGCTTCAGGCTGATCGCCGTGGCCGACTGCGGGGTTTCCTGCAGCGTGATCGGCAGGCGGGTGGTGCTGGATGGCGGAGCGGACTGCTCGGCACGGACGCTGACCCGGTCCAGGGTCTTGGCATCGGCTGAGCCGTCGGCGGCAGCAAACGCGCTGGGCGCCGCCAGCAGGGACAGCGACGAAAGCAGGGCAGCCGGCAGCAGCGCGCGGCGGGGCAGGCGGTTACGCAGGGTCAAGGACATGGTGGGCTCGAGGCTTGGAAGCGGGGAAGGGTGGCGACAGTCGTCCAGTACCCGGGGCGGCGGCTTCGGGCACATCAGGTCCATCTGGGAGGGCGCGGTCACTGCGCAGGGCGCAAATGTAAATAATTCTTAACAACATTACAATTCGTATCGATGCGCAGGGGCGTCCTGGCACCGGGCACGGCCGTCCGTAGAGCCGAGCCCATGCTCGGCTGCTTCTGGCTGGAGCCGAGCATGGGCTCGGCTCTACACCAGGGAGCCCCTCCCAAAAAACGAACGGCCACCCGAAGGTGGCCGTCCGTCTGCATCGAAAGGAAATGGCGGGCTTAAAGCGCCTGCAGTTCCTCGTTGGCGTTTCGCTTTTCCTTGGCCGGCGCCGGAACCGCGGTCGGCGCAGGCGCTGCCGCATTGGCATCCACCGGCACTTCCAGGTAGGGCAGGTGCAGGGTCTGGCTGGTCAGCGTGCGGATCTCGTTGGTCAGCGCGGCGCTGTCGTTGAGCTTGCGCCCGTACGACGGCACGATCTCGCGCAGGCGCGCTTCCCAACCGGCCTTCATCTGGTCCGGGAAGGCCTTGGCCATCAGGTCCAGCATGATCGGCGGCGAAGTCGACGCGCCCGGCGAGGCGCCCAGCAGCGCGGCGATGGTGTGGTCCTTGTCGGTCACGATCTCGGTACCGAACTGCAGCACCGGGCCCTTCAGCGGGTCGCGCTTGATGATCTGCACGCGCTGGCCGGCGGTGATCAGCTTCCAGTCGCCCGGCTTGGCGTTGGGGAAGTACTTCACCAGCTCGGCCTGGCGATCGGCGTCGTTCAGGCGTGCCTGGGCCATCAGGTACTGCACCAGGTCCAGGTTGTCCTTGCCCACTTCCAGCATCGGGCCGACGTTGTTGTGGTTCACCGACGAATACAGGTCCCACCACGAGCCGTGCTTCAGGAACTTGGTGCTGTACAGCGCGAACGGGCCAAACAGCACCACCGGCTTGCCGTCCAGCTTGCGCGCATCCAGGTGCGGCACCGACATCGGCGGCGAACCGGTTTCGGCCATGCCGTAGGCCTTCACGCCGTGGCGCGAGGTCACGTCCTGGCCCTGGAAGGCCAGGAACTGGCCGCCCACCGGGAAGCCGGCGTAATCCTTCGATTCGGGAATGCCGGACATCTGCAGCAGCTTCAGCGCGGCGCCACCGGCACCGATGAAGACGAAGCGGGCATGGGTGGTGGTTTCGGCGTTGGCCTTCAGGTCCTTCACCGTCACGTTCCAGCTCTTGTCGGCGTTCTGCCGCAGCGCGCTCACTTCATGGTTCAGGTGCAGCGTGAAGTTCGGGCTGCGCTGCAGGCCGGCGGTCAGCTGGCGGGTGATCACGCCGAAGTTGACGTCGGTGCCCAGCGGCATCCAGGTGGCGGCCACCTTCTGCTTCGGGTCGCGGCCTTCCATCAGCAGCGGGGCCCACTGCTTGATCTGCGCCGGATCTTCCGAGTACTGCATGCCGTAGAACAGCGGGTTCTTCACCAGCGCCTGCTGGCGCTTGTGCAGGTAGGCGATGTTGTCATCGCCCCAGACGAAGCTCATGTGCGGGGTCGGGTTGATGAAGTCGCTGGGCTGGCTCAGCCGCCCTTCCTTGACCTGGTGCGACCAGAACTGGCGCGAGACCTCGAACGATTCGGCGATGCCGACCGCGCGCTTGGTCTCGATGCTGCCGTCGGGCAGTTCCGGGGTGTAGTTCAGTTCGGCGAAGGCCGAGTGGCCGGTGCCGGCGTTGTTCCAGCCATCGGAGCTTTCGCCGGCGACGGTGTCGAGGCGTTCGTAGACCTGGATGTTCCAGTCCGGCTGCAGTTCCTGCAGGTAGGTGGCCAGGGTGATGCTCATGATGCCGGCGCCGACCAGCACAACGTCGACGGGCTTGTCATTGCTGGCGGCGGGCACCGAGCGCTGGGTCAGCGGCCAGTACAGGAACAGCGCGGCGGCCAGCAACAGCAGCACGAGCAGGGCGAGAAGAGCCTTGCCAAATTTCTTCATGGGGGCGGGATCGTTGGCGGAGGGGAGGAGTCCAGGATGCGCAGGGAGCAGGGAAAGGGCGTGAAGAAACAACGCCTTGCAGCATCCAGCTGCGATTCTAACCGGATCCGGTCCGTTTTTGATGCAACGCAGCATCCGGCACTTCGCGCCATCCTTACCCGGTAGCGCCGGGCGATGCCTGGCGGCGCCGTCAATCAAACCAACTCAAGAATCTCGTCACCGGCCTCGTCGACCTCCCCGGTCGGGCGCCAGCCCAGGCGCCGGTAGAAGCCGTGCGAGCGCGAGCGCGGGTCGGCCGAGCAGGCCAGGAACAGCCGCGGGTGGCCGGCATCGCGGGTCAGGCTGACCACCTCCTGCAGCAGCTGGCGGCCGATGCCGCGGCCTTCATATTCAGGCAGCAGGGCCAGCACCAGTACTTCGCCACTGTCGCGATCGGCGAAACAGTAGCCGGCCATGCGCTCGCCGTCCCAGGCGATGCGGCCGATGAAGTCGCCTGCCGAGATGGCTTCGGCCCATGTCTGCGCGGTGATGCCCAGCTCCGCCAGTTGCGCGGCGCTGAAGGCGTTCTCGCGGGTGCGCCCACGCAGGTCGATGCAGGCGGCAGCGTCTTCGGGGCGCGCATCGCGGACGAATACGGGCATGCAGGGCTTCCTTGCAGTGATCGGCCGGCCAGTATCCGCATCACGCATGGACCCGGTGTGTAGGGCGCATGGAGATTGGATGGAGAAAAAGGAGACGGAGGCGATTAAGTCGTTTAAGGCCCAAACGTCATGCAGGGCAAAGATGACGTGATCCCCTCAGTCCGCTTTTTTTTCAGCGCTTGCGCCGGATCAGCGCGGAGGACGCGTCCAGCACCGCGCGGGTCAGCAGCGCCATGGTCTGCACGTCGCCCTTCCAGTGCTGCCAGTACAGCGGTACGTCTTCCCAGGCGCGCTGGCGCACGTAGACCAGGCGGCCGGCGTCCAGGTGCCGCTTCACCAGCGGCAGGGGGTTCATGGTCCAGCCCATGCCGCCCAAGTTGGCCTGCACGAAAGCGCGGGTGGACGGGATCCACCAGGTCGGCGCGGTGCTGGGCAGGTCGTCGCCGGCCATGCGCCGGGCAAAGCGCGACTGCATGTCGTCCTTGCGGTTGAACACCAGCACCGGGGCCTGCGCCAGCGCCTGCGCGGTCACGCCCTTG
This genomic interval from Stenotrophomonas sp. 57 contains the following:
- the mqo gene encoding malate dehydrogenase (quinone), which produces MKKFGKALLALLVLLLLAAALFLYWPLTQRSVPAASNDKPVDVVLVGAGIMSITLATYLQELQPDWNIQVYERLDTVAGESSDGWNNAGTGHSAFAELNYTPELPDGSIETKRAVGIAESFEVSRQFWSHQVKEGRLSQPSDFINPTPHMSFVWGDDNIAYLHKRQQALVKNPLFYGMQYSEDPAQIKQWAPLLMEGRDPKQKVAATWMPLGTDVNFGVITRQLTAGLQRSPNFTLHLNHEVSALRQNADKSWNVTVKDLKANAETTTHARFVFIGAGGAALKLLQMSGIPESKDYAGFPVGGQFLAFQGQDVTSRHGVKAYGMAETGSPPMSVPHLDARKLDGKPVVLFGPFALYSTKFLKHGSWWDLYSSVNHNNVGPMLEVGKDNLDLVQYLMAQARLNDADRQAELVKYFPNAKPGDWKLITAGQRVQIIKRDPLKGPVLQFGTEIVTDKDHTIAALLGASPGASTSPPIMLDLMAKAFPDQMKAGWEARLREIVPSYGRKLNDSAALTNEIRTLTSQTLHLPYLEVPVDANAAAPAPTAVPAPAKEKRNANEELQAL
- a CDS encoding GNAT family N-acetyltransferase, which translates into the protein MPVFVRDARPEDAAACIDLRGRTRENAFSAAQLAELGITAQTWAEAISAGDFIGRIAWDGERMAGYCFADRDSGEVLVLALLPEYEGRGIGRQLLQEVVSLTRDAGHPRLFLACSADPRSRSHGFYRRLGWRPTGEVDEAGDEILELV